Proteins from one Thermococcus bergensis genomic window:
- a CDS encoding ABC transporter permease: MRVDIKGFTKPLVESLVAIVIGILVGAIILAFSGYSPAEAYIALFNGALGSKYGLAMTLSSATPIILTALTFGIGARTGLFNIGGEGTVYFGAIMAIILTNLWGNVLMGLFGGILAGMAWMAIPAILKVLRGVNEVVSTIMLNWMAYFIALYIVLQKIPNPEDPNKTLAVPVSARFPIIMKGTELSWAFAISVIAALITYYILWHTELGYELRVSGYNEKAARYGGINPKKAIIWSFLLGGIMSGLAGATEVMGRPPSYAISQGMANIYGYGFDGIGVSLVGRNHPLGIIFSGIFFGMLRAGATSMQIEAGVPLEMVKVVQGVIVVTIAIPGLLDLLKKVVRR; the protein is encoded by the coding sequence ATGAGAGTTGATATCAAAGGGTTCACAAAGCCACTTGTAGAGAGCCTAGTAGCAATAGTTATTGGAATCTTAGTAGGTGCGATTATACTGGCATTCTCCGGATACAGCCCAGCTGAAGCATACATAGCACTTTTCAACGGAGCTTTAGGCTCAAAGTACGGATTAGCCATGACACTGAGCTCCGCAACTCCCATAATACTAACAGCTTTGACCTTTGGAATAGGAGCGAGAACAGGGCTTTTCAATATCGGTGGAGAAGGTACGGTGTATTTCGGAGCGATAATGGCAATCATACTAACAAATCTCTGGGGAAACGTTTTAATGGGCCTGTTTGGTGGAATACTAGCAGGAATGGCCTGGATGGCAATTCCAGCAATTCTAAAGGTTCTAAGAGGAGTAAACGAAGTTGTATCCACCATCATGCTTAACTGGATGGCATACTTCATAGCCCTTTACATCGTCCTGCAGAAAATACCTAACCCAGAAGACCCGAATAAGACACTGGCAGTCCCGGTGAGCGCAAGATTCCCAATAATAATGAAAGGAACCGAGCTTTCATGGGCATTTGCGATTTCCGTAATAGCGGCCCTCATAACGTACTACATCTTATGGCACACGGAACTGGGCTACGAGCTCAGAGTGAGCGGGTACAATGAGAAAGCAGCCCGTTATGGTGGAATAAATCCGAAGAAAGCAATTATATGGTCATTCTTACTTGGAGGTATCATGAGCGGCCTTGCTGGAGCAACAGAAGTCATGGGGAGGCCCCCAAGCTATGCAATAAGCCAGGGAATGGCGAACATATACGGCTATGGATTTGATGGAATAGGGGTTTCCCTCGTAGGAAGAAATCACCCGCTTGGAATAATATTCAGCGGCATCTTCTTTGGAATGCTTAGAGCTGGAGCAACAAGCATGCAGATTGAGGCAGGAGTGCCATTAGAGATGGTAAAAGTTGTCCAGGGAGTTATAGTTGTGACCATTGCAATTCCAGGACTTTTAGACCTTCTAAAGAAGGTGGTGAGAAGATGA
- a CDS encoding ABC transporter permease, with translation MIEAVISTLIGALTAMVPLVLTSVGATVSERAGVVNIGYEGILLMSAFFGAIFAEITGNPWIGLIGGAFVGMLLGMLHGFITVYLKGDHVIPGIGVNLLALGVVAFGITAYWGTAGQHQVPTNVRVAPIINTPYGSLSPMVLITIAIAILTHWVLFRTPLGLRIRAVGENPEAADALGINVERYRFLATVYGAMLAGLGGAFMSVDWLGTVTKQLSAGRGFIALANMVFSGWNPLRALLGGFIFGFFDNLSVWVRTNPEIQRIVPWQFVATLPYLVTLIIVAGIIGKVRPPKADGKPYKRE, from the coding sequence ATGATCGAGGCAGTTATTTCAACACTTATTGGAGCACTGACGGCCATGGTTCCACTAGTGCTTACAAGCGTGGGGGCTACAGTGAGCGAGAGAGCAGGTGTAGTAAACATAGGATATGAGGGGATACTTCTCATGAGTGCCTTCTTCGGAGCAATATTCGCAGAAATCACAGGCAATCCCTGGATCGGTCTTATTGGTGGGGCTTTTGTGGGCATGCTCCTTGGAATGCTTCACGGATTTATCACAGTCTACCTGAAGGGAGACCATGTAATTCCCGGTATAGGTGTAAACCTCCTAGCACTGGGTGTAGTTGCCTTTGGAATTACAGCATACTGGGGAACTGCCGGTCAGCACCAAGTTCCGACGAACGTTAGAGTTGCGCCGATAATAAACACTCCATACGGAAGCCTAAGCCCAATGGTTCTCATAACAATTGCCATAGCAATCTTAACCCACTGGGTTCTTTTCAGAACTCCATTAGGGCTTAGAATAAGGGCAGTGGGTGAAAATCCTGAAGCAGCGGATGCTCTTGGTATAAACGTCGAACGCTACAGATTCCTAGCCACAGTCTACGGGGCAATGCTTGCAGGTCTTGGAGGAGCCTTCATGAGCGTTGACTGGCTTGGAACTGTCACAAAGCAGCTTTCAGCAGGTAGAGGATTTATCGCCCTAGCAAACATGGTGTTCAGCGGATGGAACCCATTAAGGGCACTCCTTGGTGGATTCATCTTCGGATTCTTCGATAACCTCTCAGTGTGGGTAAGAACGAATCCAGAAATCCAGAGAATCGTCCCATGGCAGTTCGTTGCTACACTTCCATATCTAGTGACATTGATCATTGTGGCAGGAATAATAGGAAAAGTAAGGCCTCCAAAGGCCGATGGAAAGCCCTACAAGAGAGAGTGA
- a CDS encoding metal ABC transporter solute-binding protein, Zn/Mn family → MKKVVAMLFALILLSPLTVAQEKPLVVTSIAPIAEILREAFGDAVQVEYLVPPGVDPHQYQLTPEQIEGIQRADVIVTLGHLPAEEKIEELEQEGILKGKVLGIGDYQKYGFRYLPERWYNNKHNPHGIWLDPYNALAIAKAVEDALGFSAYDSRFLEFKAKVEGIVLAYQKLGLEGKKALVELPSQQYALEWMGIVVVGSILPEEEVPAKSVDELLDVAKTVDVIVYSEESPEPLKSAALELSKRTGVPAVEVSVMWSGKDYTDILAQNSASVASAFRSCAPQQGQVFQQSNLNTTYILLALVVGITLGTAVGVIIKK, encoded by the coding sequence ATGAAAAAGGTAGTGGCAATGCTGTTTGCACTTATCCTTCTTTCTCCATTAACTGTTGCCCAGGAAAAGCCTTTAGTTGTTACAAGCATAGCGCCCATAGCAGAGATACTCAGGGAAGCCTTTGGGGACGCTGTTCAGGTGGAATATCTTGTTCCTCCAGGCGTGGACCCACATCAATATCAGCTTACACCGGAGCAGATTGAGGGAATCCAAAGGGCAGACGTTATAGTTACACTTGGCCACCTGCCGGCTGAAGAGAAAATAGAGGAGCTCGAGCAGGAAGGCATCTTGAAAGGAAAAGTTCTTGGGATAGGGGATTATCAAAAATATGGCTTCCGCTATCTCCCCGAGAGGTGGTATAACAACAAGCACAACCCACACGGCATTTGGCTTGACCCTTACAATGCCCTTGCCATAGCAAAGGCTGTGGAAGATGCCTTGGGATTCTCGGCTTATGATTCCCGGTTTTTAGAATTTAAGGCAAAGGTTGAGGGTATTGTTTTAGCCTACCAAAAACTGGGTCTGGAAGGAAAGAAGGCATTAGTAGAGCTTCCCTCACAGCAGTATGCTCTGGAGTGGATGGGAATTGTGGTGGTCGGCTCTATCCTGCCTGAAGAAGAGGTGCCGGCCAAGAGTGTGGATGAGCTCCTTGATGTTGCAAAAACGGTTGATGTAATAGTTTACTCAGAGGAGTCCCCAGAACCGTTAAAGAGTGCCGCCCTTGAGCTTTCAAAAAGAACTGGGGTTCCAGCGGTCGAAGTTTCGGTCATGTGGAGCGGAAAAGACTACACTGATATTTTAGCTCAAAATTCGGCCAGCGTAGCATCAGCATTTAGAAGCTGTGCTCCGCAGCAAGGACAGGTATTTCAGCAATCAAACCTCAACACAACGTATATCCTCCTCGCCCTCGTGGTCGGCATTACCCTTGGGACAGCTGTGGGAGTAATAATAAAAAAATGA